In Pseudomonas fluorescens, the following are encoded in one genomic region:
- a CDS encoding ABC transporter ATP-binding protein, with protein sequence MSLTLEHVSRTVEGQTWIDDANLSFEPGSFNVLLGRTLSGKTSLMRLMAGLDKPDSGRILMNGVDVTQRPVRLRNVSMVYQQFINYPTMTVFDNIASPLRQAGVSSEVIQNKVLETAKMLRIEKFLKRYPLELSGGQQQRTAMARALVKDAELILFDEPLVNLDYKLREELRQEMRELFKARHTIAIYATTEPNEALALGGTTTILHEGRVIQSGQSASVYHQPQTVLAAELFSEPPINLMPGRIAGNEVSFANFVHFPLNVDLRPVGEGEFRFGVRPSHISLVPSNDDDLELAVTVEVAEISGSETFLHVRNEHFLLVLHLPGVHEYDVDAPIRIYIPTHKLFVFDTQGRLVQAPGRRVTRVA encoded by the coding sequence ATGTCACTCACCCTGGAGCACGTCAGCCGCACCGTCGAGGGCCAGACCTGGATCGACGATGCCAACCTGAGTTTTGAACCCGGTTCCTTCAACGTTTTGCTGGGGCGCACCTTGTCCGGCAAGACCAGCCTGATGCGCCTGATGGCCGGTCTGGACAAGCCCGACAGCGGCCGCATCCTGATGAACGGCGTCGACGTCACCCAACGCCCCGTGCGCCTGCGCAATGTGTCGATGGTCTATCAGCAGTTCATCAACTACCCGACCATGACGGTGTTCGACAACATCGCCTCGCCGCTGCGTCAGGCCGGTGTATCCAGCGAAGTGATCCAGAACAAGGTGCTGGAAACCGCGAAGATGCTGCGCATCGAGAAGTTTCTCAAGCGCTATCCGCTGGAGCTTTCCGGCGGTCAGCAACAACGCACGGCCATGGCCCGGGCGCTGGTCAAGGATGCCGAGCTGATCCTGTTCGACGAGCCGCTGGTCAACCTAGACTACAAGTTGCGCGAAGAACTGCGCCAGGAAATGCGCGAGCTGTTCAAGGCGCGCCACACCATTGCGATCTACGCCACCACCGAGCCCAACGAAGCCCTGGCCCTGGGTGGCACCACCACCATTCTTCACGAAGGCCGGGTGATCCAGAGCGGCCAGTCCGCCTCGGTCTATCACCAGCCGCAAACGGTGCTGGCGGCGGAGCTGTTCTCCGAGCCGCCGATCAACCTGATGCCGGGACGCATTGCCGGCAACGAAGTGAGTTTCGCCAACTTCGTGCATTTCCCGCTGAACGTCGATCTGCGCCCGGTGGGCGAGGGCGAGTTCCGTTTCGGCGTGCGGCCCAGCCATATCTCGCTGGTGCCGAGCAACGACGATGACCTCGAATTGGCGGTGACCGTCGAAGTCGCGGAAATCAGCGGCTCGGAAACCTTCCTGCACGTGCGCAACGAGCACTTCCTGCTGGTGCTGCACTTGCCGGGTGTCCACGAATACGACGTCGATGCGCCGATCCGCATCTACATCCCCACCCATAAACTGTTTGTGTTCGATACGCAGGGGCGGCTGGTCCAGGCGCCGGGCCGGCGTGTCACGAGGGTTGCCTGA
- a CDS encoding sigma-54-dependent Fis family transcriptional regulator, producing MAAPASPLSHDAIIQDSWSRCRAFGLSHQSAPAFDQLPAAGIAQLLESQHSLVQTTHQEVLPYYENILSNSNCLIMLADHQGQVLTSWGTQRFIEPKLARGFSAGASWMERCTGTNAIGTALACEQAVHIEHDEHFLKANRFMTGSAAPIFDAERKVIAVLDVSSDSYLPPSHTLGMVKMMSQTVENRLILNLFHGQHFQLTFNTGLNNLDSQWAGLLIFDETGQVLSANRRADNLLGISLSRVSVESLFKVSLLELLNQPEGLPFALQTSGRNRFQCLLKRPKQASIQPRVFTEPVVTALAAISLNSLHFGDSRVEKAVRQAERLLEKDIPLLIHGETGVGKEVFVKALHQASSRSKQAFIAVNCAAIPAELVESELFGYEKGAFTGANQKGSIGLIRKADKGTLFLDEIGDMPLPTQARLLRVLQERCVQPVGSSELFPVDLRIISATNRSLREQVQLGRFREDLYYRIGGLTLELPPLRERSDKEALFKRLWEQHREPSQWAGLSREVLELFDRHPWPGNLRQVSSVMQVALAMAEEQPIKPEHLPDDFFVDLEMEPVDTPEPLAVDLNDAEDLNRQLQAAGGNISYLARRLGVSRNTLYKRLRQAE from the coding sequence ATGGCCGCACCCGCATCGCCGTTGTCCCACGACGCCATCATCCAGGACTCCTGGTCCCGTTGCCGCGCGTTCGGCCTCAGTCATCAGAGCGCGCCGGCATTCGACCAATTGCCGGCCGCGGGCATCGCGCAACTGCTGGAGAGCCAGCATTCACTGGTGCAAACCACCCATCAGGAAGTGCTGCCCTACTACGAGAACATCCTGAGCAACTCCAATTGCCTGATCATGCTCGCCGACCATCAGGGCCAGGTGCTCACGTCCTGGGGCACCCAGCGCTTTATCGAACCCAAACTGGCCCGGGGTTTCAGCGCCGGCGCCAGCTGGATGGAACGTTGCACCGGCACCAACGCCATAGGCACCGCCCTGGCCTGCGAACAAGCGGTACACATCGAGCACGATGAACATTTCCTCAAGGCCAACCGCTTCATGACCGGTTCCGCCGCGCCGATTTTCGATGCCGAGCGCAAGGTGATCGCGGTGCTGGACGTTTCCAGCGACAGCTACCTGCCGCCCTCCCACACCCTGGGCATGGTCAAGATGATGAGCCAGACCGTGGAAAACCGGCTGATCCTCAACCTGTTCCATGGCCAGCATTTCCAGCTGACGTTCAACACCGGGCTGAACAACCTCGACAGCCAATGGGCCGGGTTACTGATCTTCGATGAGACCGGCCAGGTGCTGTCGGCCAATCGCCGGGCCGACAATCTGCTGGGCATCAGCCTGTCGCGGGTCAGTGTCGAAAGCCTGTTCAAGGTCTCGCTGCTGGAGTTGCTCAACCAGCCAGAAGGCCTGCCCTTCGCCCTGCAAACCTCGGGGCGCAACCGCTTTCAGTGCCTGTTGAAGCGGCCGAAACAGGCATCAATTCAACCACGAGTATTCACCGAGCCGGTTGTAACTGCACTCGCGGCCATCAGCCTCAACTCCCTGCATTTCGGCGACAGTCGCGTGGAAAAAGCCGTGCGTCAGGCCGAGCGCTTGCTGGAAAAAGACATTCCGTTGCTGATCCACGGTGAAACCGGGGTCGGCAAGGAAGTGTTCGTCAAAGCCCTGCATCAGGCCAGCTCGCGCAGCAAACAAGCGTTCATCGCCGTCAACTGTGCAGCGATTCCCGCCGAACTGGTGGAGTCCGAGTTGTTCGGATATGAGAAAGGCGCGTTCACCGGTGCCAATCAGAAAGGCAGCATCGGGCTGATCCGCAAGGCTGACAAAGGCACGCTGTTCCTCGACGAAATCGGCGACATGCCGCTGCCGACCCAGGCACGACTGTTGCGGGTGTTGCAGGAGCGTTGCGTGCAGCCAGTGGGCAGCAGCGAGTTGTTCCCGGTGGACTTGCGTATCATTTCCGCGACCAATCGCTCGTTGCGCGAACAGGTACAACTGGGGCGGTTTCGTGAAGACCTGTATTACCGCATCGGCGGCCTGACCCTGGAACTGCCACCGTTAAGAGAGCGCAGCGATAAAGAGGCGCTGTTTAAACGTCTCTGGGAACAGCATCGCGAACCCAGCCAATGGGCTGGACTGAGCCGCGAGGTATTGGAGCTGTTCGACCGTCACCCGTGGCCGGGGAATTTGCGCCAGGTCAGCAGTGTGATGCAGGTAGCGCTGGCGATGGCGGAGGAACAACCGATAAAGCCGGAGCATTTGCCGGATGATTTTTTTGTCGACCTGGAAATGGAGCCGGTCGATACGCCGGAACCGTTGGCCGTGGATCTGAATGATGCCGAGGATTTGAACCGGCAGTTGCAGGCGGCGGGGGGGAATATTTCGTATCTGGCAAGGCGCCTAGGGGTCAGCCGCAATACCCTTTACAAGCGGTTGCGGCAGGCTGAATGA
- the cysS gene encoding cysteine--tRNA ligase, with amino-acid sequence MLTIYNTLTKSKEVFKPLDGNKVRMYVCGMTVYDYCHLGHGRSMVAFDLVTRWLRFSGYDLTYVRNITDIDDKIINRAFENGESFEALTERMIAAMHEDEARLNIKKPDMEPRATDHIPGMHAMIQTLIDKGYAYAPGNGDVYYRVGKFMGYGKLSRKKIEDLRIGARIEVDESKQDPLDFVLWKAAKPGEPSWESPWGAGRPGWHIECSVMSTCCLGETFDIHGGGSDLEFPHHENEIAQSEAATGKTYANAWMHCGMIRINGEKMSKSLNNFFTIRDVLDKYHPEVVRYLLVSSHYRSAINYSEDNLKDAKGALERFYHALKGLPNVAPAGGEAFVERFTQVMNDDFGTPEACAVLFEMVREINRLRESDLNAAAGLAARLKELASVLGVLQLEADDFLQAGAEGRVDAAEVEALIAARLAARAGKDWAESDRIRDQLTAMGVVLEDGKGGTTWRLAD; translated from the coding sequence GTGCTAACGATCTACAACACGCTCACCAAGAGCAAAGAAGTCTTCAAGCCGCTCGATGGCAACAAGGTGCGCATGTACGTGTGCGGCATGACCGTGTACGACTACTGCCACCTGGGCCACGGCCGCAGCATGGTCGCGTTCGACCTGGTGACGCGCTGGTTGCGCTTCAGCGGTTACGACCTGACCTACGTGCGTAACATCACCGACATCGACGACAAGATCATCAACCGGGCCTTTGAGAACGGTGAGTCGTTCGAAGCGTTGACCGAGCGCATGATCGCGGCGATGCACGAAGATGAAGCGCGCCTGAACATCAAGAAGCCGGACATGGAGCCGCGTGCCACCGATCACATCCCGGGCATGCACGCGATGATCCAGACCCTGATCGACAAGGGTTACGCCTACGCCCCGGGCAATGGCGACGTGTACTACCGCGTCGGCAAGTTCATGGGCTACGGCAAGCTGTCGCGCAAGAAGATCGAAGACCTGCGCATCGGTGCCCGCATCGAAGTCGACGAGTCCAAGCAGGACCCGCTGGACTTCGTGCTGTGGAAAGCTGCCAAGCCGGGCGAGCCAAGCTGGGAATCGCCTTGGGGCGCCGGGCGTCCGGGCTGGCACATCGAATGCTCGGTGATGTCCACCTGCTGCCTGGGTGAAACCTTCGACATTCATGGCGGCGGCAGCGACCTCGAGTTCCCGCACCATGAAAACGAAATCGCCCAGAGCGAAGCGGCCACCGGCAAGACCTACGCCAACGCGTGGATGCATTGCGGCATGATCCGTATCAATGGCGAGAAGATGTCCAAGTCCTTGAACAACTTCTTCACCATTCGCGACGTGCTCGACAAGTACCACCCGGAAGTCGTGCGTTACCTGCTGGTGTCGAGCCACTACCGCAGCGCGATCAACTACTCGGAAGACAACCTCAAGGACGCCAAGGGTGCCCTGGAGCGTTTCTACCATGCGTTGAAAGGCCTGCCGAACGTTGCACCTGCTGGCGGCGAAGCTTTCGTCGAGCGTTTCACCCAGGTGATGAACGACGACTTCGGCACGCCGGAAGCCTGCGCGGTGCTGTTCGAGATGGTCCGCGAGATCAACCGCCTGCGCGAGAGCGATCTGAACGCAGCGGCCGGTCTGGCAGCCCGTTTGAAAGAACTGGCCAGCGTGCTGGGTGTGTTGCAGCTTGAGGCTGATGATTTCCTGCAAGCCGGTGCCGAAGGGCGCGTGGATGCAGCCGAAGTCGAGGCGTTGATCGCAGCGCGCCTGGCGGCACGTGCCGGCAAGGACTGGGCCGAATCCGACCGCATCCGCGACCAGCTCACCGCCATGGGCGTTGTGCTGGAAGACGGCAAGGGCGGCACGACCTGGCGTCTGGCTGACTGA
- a CDS encoding glutamine--tRNA ligase/YqeY domain fusion protein, which yields MSKPTVDPTSNAKTGPAVPVNFLRPIIQADLDSGKHTQIVTRFPPEPNGYLHIGHAKSICVNFGLAQEFGGVTHLRFDDTNPAKEDQEYIDAIESDVKWLGFEWSGEVRYASQYFDQLHDWAVELIKSGNAYVDDLTPEQAKEYRGSLTEPGKNSPFRDRSVEENLDLFARMKAGEFKDGARVLRAKIDMASPNMNLRDPIMYRIRHAHHHQTGDKWCIYPNYDFTHGQSDAIEGITHSICTLEFESHRPLYDWFLDNLPVPAHPRQYEFSRLNLNYTITSKRKLKQLVDEKHVNGWDDPRMSTLSGFRRRGYTPKSIRNFCEMIGTNRSDGVVDFGMLEFSIRDDLDHSAPRAMCVLRPLKVVITNYPEGQVENLELPCHPKEDMGVRALPFAREIYIDREDFMEEPPKGYKRLEPAGEVRLRGSYVIRADEAIKDADGNIVELRCSYDPDTLGKNPEGRKVKGVVHWVPAAASVECEVRLYDRLFRSANPEKAEDSASFLDNINPDSLQVLTGCRAEPSLGNAQPEDRFQFEREGYFVADLKDSKPGQPVFNRTVTLRDSWGQ from the coding sequence ATGAGCAAGCCCACTGTCGACCCTACCTCGAATGCCAAGACCGGCCCTGCCGTGCCGGTCAACTTCCTGCGGCCGATCATCCAGGCAGACCTGGACTCGGGCAAGCACACGCAGATCGTCACCCGTTTCCCGCCTGAACCCAACGGCTACCTGCACATCGGCCACGCCAAGTCGATCTGCGTGAACTTCGGCCTGGCCCAGGAGTTCGGTGGCGTCACGCACCTGCGTTTCGACGACACCAACCCGGCCAAGGAAGACCAGGAATACATCGACGCGATCGAAAGCGACGTCAAATGGCTGGGCTTCGAATGGTCCGGCGAAGTGCGCTACGCCTCGCAGTATTTCGACCAGTTGCATGACTGGGCGGTGGAGTTGATCAAATCCGGCAATGCCTACGTCGACGACCTGACCCCTGAGCAAGCCAAGGAATACCGTGGCAGCCTGACCGAGCCGGGCAAGAACAGCCCGTTCCGCGACCGCAGCGTCGAAGAGAACCTGGACCTGTTCGCCCGCATGAAAGCCGGCGAGTTCAAGGACGGTGCACGGGTGCTGCGGGCCAAGATCGACATGGCCTCGCCGAACATGAACCTGCGTGACCCGATCATGTATCGCATCCGTCACGCTCACCACCACCAGACCGGCGACAAGTGGTGCATCTATCCGAACTACGACTTCACCCACGGACAGTCGGACGCCATCGAAGGCATCACCCATTCGATCTGCACCCTGGAGTTCGAAAGCCACCGTCCGCTGTACGACTGGTTCCTCGACAACCTGCCAGTGCCGGCGCACCCGCGCCAGTACGAGTTCAGCCGCCTGAACCTGAACTACACCATCACCAGCAAGCGCAAGCTCAAGCAGCTGGTCGATGAAAAGCACGTCAACGGCTGGGACGACCCGCGCATGTCCACGCTGTCGGGTTTCCGCCGCCGTGGCTACACGCCGAAATCGATCCGCAACTTCTGCGAAATGATCGGCACCAACCGTTCCGACGGCGTGGTCGACTTCGGCATGCTCGAATTCAGCATCCGTGACGACCTCGACCACAGCGCCCCGCGCGCCATGTGCGTACTGCGTCCGCTGAAAGTCGTGATCACCAACTACCCGGAAGGCCAGGTCGAGAACCTCGAACTGCCGTGCCACCCGAAAGAAGACATGGGCGTGCGCGCACTGCCGTTCGCCCGTGAAATCTACATCGACCGTGAAGACTTCATGGAAGAGCCGCCGAAGGGCTACAAGCGCCTGGAACCGGCCGGTGAAGTGCGTCTGCGTGGCAGCTACGTGATCCGCGCCGACGAAGCGATCAAGGACGCCGATGGCAACATCGTCGAACTGCGCTGCTCGTACGATCCGGACACCCTGGGCAAGAACCCTGAAGGCCGCAAGGTCAAAGGCGTGGTCCACTGGGTACCGGCTGCGGCCAGCGTCGAGTGCGAAGTGCGTCTGTACGATCGTCTGTTCCGTTCGGCCAACCCCGAGAAGGCCGAAGACAGCGCCAGTTTCCTGGACAACATCAACCCTGATTCGCTGCAGGTACTCACCGGTTGTCGTGCCGAGCCTTCGCTGGGCAACGCACAGCCGGAAGACCGTTTCCAGTTCGAGCGCGAAGGTTACTTCGTTGCTGATTTGAAGGACTCGAAACCAGGTCAGCCGGTATTCAACCGTACCGTGACCCTGCGTGATTCGTGGGGCCAGTGA
- a CDS encoding peptidylprolyl isomerase has protein sequence MTQVKLTTNHGDIVLELNADKAPITVANFVEYVKAGHYENTVFHRVIGNFMIQGGGFEPGMKEKKDKRPSIQNEADNGLSNDKYTVAMARTMEPHSASAQFFINVADNSFLNHSGKNVQGWGYAVFGKVTAGTDVVDKIKGVATTSKSGHQDVPADDVIIEKAEIIE, from the coding sequence ATGACCCAAGTCAAACTGACTACCAACCATGGCGACATCGTCCTCGAACTGAACGCCGACAAAGCCCCGATCACCGTGGCCAACTTCGTTGAGTACGTTAAAGCCGGTCACTACGAAAACACCGTTTTCCACCGTGTCATCGGTAACTTCATGATCCAGGGCGGCGGTTTCGAGCCAGGCATGAAAGAAAAAAAAGACAAGCGCCCAAGCATCCAGAACGAAGCTGACAACGGTCTTTCCAACGACAAGTACACCGTCGCCATGGCCCGCACCATGGAGCCGCATTCGGCTTCCGCACAGTTCTTCATCAACGTGGCGGACAACAGCTTCCTGAACCACAGCGGCAAGAACGTTCAGGGCTGGGGCTACGCGGTATTCGGTAAAGTGACCGCTGGCACCGACGTTGTCGACAAGATCAAAGGCGTGGCCACCACTTCCAAGTCCGGCCACCAGGACGTACCAGCAGACGACGTGATCATCGAGAAAGCCGAGATCATTGAGTGA
- the lpxH gene encoding UDP-2,3-diacylglucosamine diphosphatase translates to MILLISDLHLEEERPDITRAFLDLLAGRARSASALYILGDFFEVWIGDDAMTPFQRSICQALRDLSDSGTVIFLMHGNRDFLLGKAFCKAAGCTLLKDPSVVQFNGEPVLLMHGDSLCTRDEAYMKLRRYLRNPITLFILRHLPLRTRHKLARKLRSESRAQTRMKANDIVDVTPEEIPRIMQEYGVKTLIHGHTHRPAIHKLQLGEQAARRIVLGDWDRQGWALQVDEQGFALAPFDFTPPPQLAAPAN, encoded by the coding sequence GTGATACTGCTTATTTCAGATTTACATCTGGAAGAGGAGCGCCCGGACATTACCCGGGCGTTTCTGGATTTGCTCGCCGGACGCGCCCGCTCGGCGAGTGCGTTGTACATCCTGGGCGATTTTTTCGAAGTGTGGATTGGCGACGACGCCATGACACCCTTCCAGCGTTCCATCTGCCAGGCCCTGCGCGACCTCAGCGACAGCGGCACGGTCATTTTCCTGATGCACGGCAATCGCGACTTCCTGCTCGGCAAGGCCTTCTGCAAAGCAGCCGGCTGCACCTTGTTGAAGGATCCGAGTGTCGTGCAGTTCAACGGCGAGCCGGTGCTGCTGATGCACGGCGACAGCCTCTGCACCCGCGACGAAGCCTATATGAAGCTGCGTCGCTACCTGCGCAACCCGATCACCCTGTTCATTCTGCGGCATCTGCCGCTGCGCACCCGGCACAAGCTGGCGCGCAAGCTGCGCAGTGAAAGCCGCGCGCAAACGCGGATGAAGGCCAACGACATCGTCGATGTCACGCCTGAAGAGATCCCGCGGATCATGCAGGAATACGGCGTGAAGACCTTGATCCATGGCCACACCCACCGTCCGGCGATTCACAAGTTGCAGCTTGGCGAGCAAGCGGCCAGGCGCATTGTGCTGGGGGATTGGGATCGCCAGGGGTGGGCGTTGCAGGTGGATGAGCAAGGGTTTGCGCTGGCGCCGTTTGATTTCACTCCGCCCCCCCAACTGGCAGCCCCCGCGAACTGA